In Pecten maximus chromosome 10, xPecMax1.1, whole genome shotgun sequence, one genomic interval encodes:
- the LOC117336012 gene encoding nuclear pore complex protein Nup50-like isoform X2 — protein MKMAKRTATTELTDRNWDHEDEPEEAGEFVQASTQIIKQRQIIKAKRKNTSVEGGSKSFTGFSGFSFKPTSTSTPFSFNVKSVTNGQSENKETPASVVPAKASPESSPVKPTPASNGSSKAEGSGNDSCKTYSENLRKLNESVLSWIQKHVEKNAYCILTPIFKDYEKHLDELEKEKSESLAKGNGMEMKMTTTSSTVTEGTNSAISSSKPAFSFGTSATATSGSGFSFGSTGTTAPPDGNKGTNGSSTFGTASATGSGFPGFNLKSNLGSTPSPFFAVGQSSGATGSSKDTEEEEYEPPKPESTEVKEEGALHTVKCKLFYQKDGAWTERGIGFLHLKKPDDKAQLVIRADTTLGNIILNINLSSSLPLNRQGKNNVSLMCVPNPPINTKEDPKATAMLIRVKTAEDADTLYEKMKELRN, from the exons ATGAAGATGGCAAAACGAACTGCCACAACAGAACTTACCGACAGGAACTGGGACCATGAAGATGAACCAGAGGAA GCTGGGGAGTTTGTACAGGCATCAACACAAATCATCAAACAGAGACAGATAATTAAAGCCAAAAGAAAAAACACAAGCGTAGAG GGAGGAAGCAAATCATTCACCGGTTTCTCTGGGTTCAGTTTCAAGCCTACATCAACGAGTACTCCATTTAGCTTCAATGTCAAATCCGTAACCAACGGTCAGTCAGAAAATAAGGAGACTCCAGCTAGTGTTGTTCCTGCCAAGGCAAGTCCAGAGAGCAGCCCTGTTAAACCGACACCGGCTAGTAATGGCTCGTCTAAGGCAGAAGGTTCAGGCAATGATTCCTGTAAGACCTACTCGGAGAATCTGCGAAAACTTAATGAGAGTGTGTTGTCATGGATACAGAAACATgtggaaaaaaatgcatattgtattttgactcCAATATTCAAAGACTATGAAAAACACCTTGATGAACTCGAAAAGGAAAAGTCAGAGAGTTTGGCCAAAGGTAACGGGATGGAAATGAAGATGACCACAACATCGTCCACTGTTACTGAAG GAACTAACTCTGCCATATCCTCAAGTAAACCGGCGTTCTCATTTGGAACATCCGCCACTGCCACGTCCGGAAGTGGATTCAGCTTCGGGTCTACAGGTACCACAGCACCACCTGATGGTAACAAGGGAACTAACGGAAGCTCCACATTTGGGACGGCATCAGCAACTGGTTCTGGTTTCCCAGGgtttaatttaaaatcaaatcttGGATCCACACCGTCACCGTTTTTCGCTGTCGGACAATCTTCAGGTGCTACAGGATCCTCAAAAG ATACTGAGGAAGAAGAGTATGAACCCCCCAAACCAGAATCAACAGAAGTTAAAGAGGAGGGAGCCCTTCATACAGTCAA ATGCAAGTTGTTTTATCAGAAGGACGGTGCTTGGACGGAACGTGGAATCGGGTTCTTACATCTCAAAAAACCTGACGACAAAGCACAGCTTGTAATACGTGCGGATACAACTTTAG GGAACatcatattaaatatcaacCTATCGAGCTCACTACCCTTGAATCGTCAGGGCAAGAACAACGTGAGTTTGATGTGTGTACCGAACCCTCCCATCAATACTAAGGAGGATCCTAAAGCTACTGCTATGCTTATCAGAGTGAAGACTGCGGAGGATGCCGACACACTTTACGAGAAAATGAAGGAGCTGAGGAATTAA
- the LOC117336012 gene encoding nuclear pore complex protein Nup50-like isoform X1 produces the protein MKMAKRTATTELTDRNWDHEDEPEEAGEFVQASTQIIKQRQIIKAKRKNTSVEGGSKSFTGFSGFSFKPTSTSTPFSFNVKSVTNGQSENKETPASVVPAKASPESSPVKPTPASNGSSKAEGSGNDSCKTYSENLRKLNESVLSWIQKHVEKNAYCILTPIFKDYEKHLDELEKEKSESLAKGNGMEMKMTTTSSTVTEAGTNSAISSSKPAFSFGTSATATSGSGFSFGSTGTTAPPDGNKGTNGSSTFGTASATGSGFPGFNLKSNLGSTPSPFFAVGQSSGATGSSKDTEEEEYEPPKPESTEVKEEGALHTVKCKLFYQKDGAWTERGIGFLHLKKPDDKAQLVIRADTTLGNIILNINLSSSLPLNRQGKNNVSLMCVPNPPINTKEDPKATAMLIRVKTAEDADTLYEKMKELRN, from the exons ATGAAGATGGCAAAACGAACTGCCACAACAGAACTTACCGACAGGAACTGGGACCATGAAGATGAACCAGAGGAA GCTGGGGAGTTTGTACAGGCATCAACACAAATCATCAAACAGAGACAGATAATTAAAGCCAAAAGAAAAAACACAAGCGTAGAG GGAGGAAGCAAATCATTCACCGGTTTCTCTGGGTTCAGTTTCAAGCCTACATCAACGAGTACTCCATTTAGCTTCAATGTCAAATCCGTAACCAACGGTCAGTCAGAAAATAAGGAGACTCCAGCTAGTGTTGTTCCTGCCAAGGCAAGTCCAGAGAGCAGCCCTGTTAAACCGACACCGGCTAGTAATGGCTCGTCTAAGGCAGAAGGTTCAGGCAATGATTCCTGTAAGACCTACTCGGAGAATCTGCGAAAACTTAATGAGAGTGTGTTGTCATGGATACAGAAACATgtggaaaaaaatgcatattgtattttgactcCAATATTCAAAGACTATGAAAAACACCTTGATGAACTCGAAAAGGAAAAGTCAGAGAGTTTGGCCAAAGGTAACGGGATGGAAATGAAGATGACCACAACATCGTCCACTGTTACTGAAG CAGGAACTAACTCTGCCATATCCTCAAGTAAACCGGCGTTCTCATTTGGAACATCCGCCACTGCCACGTCCGGAAGTGGATTCAGCTTCGGGTCTACAGGTACCACAGCACCACCTGATGGTAACAAGGGAACTAACGGAAGCTCCACATTTGGGACGGCATCAGCAACTGGTTCTGGTTTCCCAGGgtttaatttaaaatcaaatcttGGATCCACACCGTCACCGTTTTTCGCTGTCGGACAATCTTCAGGTGCTACAGGATCCTCAAAAG ATACTGAGGAAGAAGAGTATGAACCCCCCAAACCAGAATCAACAGAAGTTAAAGAGGAGGGAGCCCTTCATACAGTCAA ATGCAAGTTGTTTTATCAGAAGGACGGTGCTTGGACGGAACGTGGAATCGGGTTCTTACATCTCAAAAAACCTGACGACAAAGCACAGCTTGTAATACGTGCGGATACAACTTTAG GGAACatcatattaaatatcaacCTATCGAGCTCACTACCCTTGAATCGTCAGGGCAAGAACAACGTGAGTTTGATGTGTGTACCGAACCCTCCCATCAATACTAAGGAGGATCCTAAAGCTACTGCTATGCTTATCAGAGTGAAGACTGCGGAGGATGCCGACACACTTTACGAGAAAATGAAGGAGCTGAGGAATTAA